The genomic interval ACCTGACGGACTACACGTTCCGCCGCATCCGCCACCGCGGCGAGGTCCAGGCGTCGGCCGCCGCCGACATCACGACCACCTAGCAGCAGCCCGCCCCGGGGAGCGTCCGCACATTGCGCGCCTCCACCGCGCGCGCCGCCAGCAGCTCGTCCGCCGGATACGCGACCTCCTCCAGCGTCAGCCCGTGCGGGCGCACCACATGCACCCCGGGGTCGCGCACGGCGGCGGCCAGCACCTCGGCCGGCCACGGATCGGGGCGCCGCCCGTCGCCCACGAAGAGCATCGCCCCGACGAGGGCCCGCACCATGTTGTGGCAGAAGGCGTCCGCCTGCACGGTCCCGGTGATGATCCCGGTCTCCGCGTCGCGCACCCAGTGCAGCTTCTGGAGCGTCCGGATCGTCGTCGCGCCCTCGCGCTTCTTGCAGTACGCCGCGAAGTCGTGCTCCCCGGTCATCCGCGCCGCTGCGGCGTTCATCGCGGCCACGTCCAGCGGCCGGTCGTGCCAGAGCACATGGCCCCGGACGAGGGGGTCGACGCCGCCGGGGCGGTCGGCGACGCGGTACGCGTAACGGCGCCACAGCGCGGAGAACCGGGCGTTGAACCCCGGCGGTGCCTCCTTGATCCGCCAGACCCGCACATCGGGGGCCATCCGCCCGGCGAGCCGCCGCAGCAGCTTCTCGGCGTGCTCGGCCCACACCTCTTCCGGCAGGTCGACGTGGGCGACCTGGCCCCGGGCGTGCACCCCGGCGTCGGTGCGGCCGGCCACCGTCAGGTCGTACGTGCGTGAGGAGCGGGTCACGGTCCGCAGCGCATCCTCGATCTCGCCCTGGACCGTCCGCCGCGCGGTCTGCTTCGCCCAGCCCGAGAAGTCCTTGCCGTCGTAGGCCAGGTCCAGCCGTACCCGTACGAAGCCGGGCTCCACCTCGTCACTCACCAGCGCATCCTCTCAAGATCCCGCACAGCCGAACGGGCCCGCACCGCCCCGGAGGGTGATGCGGACCCGTTCAGTGGTTCCGGAACGCTCAGGCGTCCTTCGCGTCCTCGACGGACTCGACCGGGGTCTCGTCCTTCTTGGCCGCGTCTTCCTTGACCGCACGCTTGGTGGCGGCCTCGGCCTCACCGGTGGCCTGCTGCGCCACGGTCAGCGCCTCGACCAGCTCGATGACGGCCATCGGGGCGTTGTCGCCACGACGGTTGCCGATCTTGGTGATGCGGGTGTAACCACCGGGGCGGTTCTCGTACCGCGGGGCGATCTCGGTGAAGAGCGTGTGGACGACGCCCTTGTCCGTGATCGACTGCAGCACCAGGCGACGGTTGTGGATGTCGCCCTTCTTCGCCTTGGTGATGAAACGCTCCGCGACCGGACGCAGGCGGCGCGCCTTGGCCTCGGTCGTGGTGATGCGGCCGTGCTCGAACAGCGACTTCGCGAGGTTGTTGAGAAGAAGCTTCTCGTGCGCGGCGCTGCCGCCCAGACGGGCACCC from Streptomyces drozdowiczii carries:
- the truA gene encoding tRNA pseudouridine(38-40) synthase TruA is translated as MSDEVEPGFVRVRLDLAYDGKDFSGWAKQTARRTVQGEIEDALRTVTRSSRTYDLTVAGRTDAGVHARGQVAHVDLPEEVWAEHAEKLLRRLAGRMAPDVRVWRIKEAPPGFNARFSALWRRYAYRVADRPGGVDPLVRGHVLWHDRPLDVAAMNAAAARMTGEHDFAAYCKKREGATTIRTLQKLHWVRDAETGIITGTVQADAFCHNMVRALVGAMLFVGDGRRPDPWPAEVLAAAVRDPGVHVVRPHGLTLEEVAYPADELLAARAVEARNVRTLPGAGCC
- the rplQ gene encoding 50S ribosomal protein L17; protein product: MPKPAKGARLGGSAAHEKLLLNNLAKSLFEHGRITTTEAKARRLRPVAERFITKAKKGDIHNRRLVLQSITDKGVVHTLFTEIAPRYENRPGGYTRITKIGNRRGDNAPMAVIELVEALTVAQQATGEAEAATKRAVKEDAAKKDETPVESVEDAKDA